The stretch of DNA GCTCCAGATCTTTTAATGCTCTACAAAAGGTATTTCGCAAAACTCGGTGCGACTGTACAAACCGCGGAAACTGGGGAAAGAGCCTTAGAGCTGTTAAAACAATCTAAACCGACTGTTCTTGTGATGGACTTAACTCTCAAAGATATGGGAACGGACGATTTTTATCAGAAATTTGCCGCGATCGAAGGGGCCAAAGATCTTTCAATGATCTTGATTTCGGGCCGCGATGACTTATCCACTTGGGCAGGTCGTTTTGGCGCGACGAAGTTTTATAAAAAACCCGTCGAGCGCGATGTGATTACAGCGGCAGTTAAGTCATTCCTTTAAAACTGAGAAGCTAAAGACGACAAGCGAAACGAAAGAGTATCAATAAATACCTTGGCGCTTCCTTGTTGGCTTAGTTGATTCAGCTGATGTTGCAAGTCTTCGATCCGTGTGTCCTTATTGCCCTGGATTGACTTGCCGGTCATGAAGTAGTCACCTAATTCTTTTTCTAAGGCCAAAATTCTTAAAAGCAATTCGTTTTCTAGCGGATTTAATTTTCCGCTAAAATATTCGCTTAAGGTTTGGCAGCGGTAAGCGACTTCTTTCATCACGCAATCTTTGGTATTTAAGCCAATGATTTTACAATTTTTGAATTCGCTCGCTTTATACATCGCAAAGATGTCGGACTTTTTTTGAATCTCATAGCCCGCGTTTTGGTCTGGGCCGTTTTTAGTAAAACCGGTGCCGTCACCCAAGTCTGTATAACCGTGAACTTCAGACATAAACGGTGCGGGTAAAATCTTTCCGTTAGCAGAATAGCGACGTAAAGCAATGATATCCCCTGTGCGCGTTTCGTTGGCCGGAACTTGCTTGCAAAGTGGCGATTCCATTAAATATCGAAACTCACTTTCATTAGTATAATGAGTGGCGGCTGAAATTCCCGCCAGATAAGTGGCCGAGTTCCAACAGTTAGGACCGGTCCGCTGAGCCTTTTTGCCTTCTAAAAGTTTTTGTCGTCCTAACATAAGGGCCGCTTTTAAGTCCACGTATCCGCCAGATCGGATTTCTGGTTCGGGGGTCATTTTGTGGGCTGTTGCAATAAATAATTCACGAACTTCTGTTGCTGTTAAGTGCGGAAGTTCGGACCATAACTGCACCACTTGATTCACCATGTAAGGTGACGCCATGGAGGTTCCCGAATGCGCTATCAATCCACCACCCAAACTTGCCGCCATGACTTCCCAACCTGGGGCAAGGATATCGATAGATTTTTTTCCCCAATTGCTGAAATAAGCCATTTTTGTTTTTTCGTTGATCTGCTCTAAGCTGCCCACGTCCAAAGCGCCGACTTTTAAAACATTGGGTTGCATGAAGCTTGCGGGGTATTGGCGATTTGCAAAAACATCTAAATTCTTAAGTTCATTTCCCGCGGCGACCACAAATAATGTGTTTGGATTGCTTTCAATCATACGTTGATAAGCGCGCACGCTGGCTTTTAGACCCAGCTGATCTTTATGATCAAGTGGAATTCCCAAGGACATATTTACGACTTTAACACCGTGTTTTTTGATAAAGGCAGAAACCTTATCCATGTAAGCCACGTCGGTGTATTCGCCCCCAAATCCAATCAAGCCAATGTTACTAAGGCCGTGAGACGCAATAGCCGCGACATGTGTGCCGTGGGACAACGGGCGTTGATCGCGAGCAAATGAAATAATGGCTTCTGATGGTAGATGCTGATTAGCGACCTGGTCCCAACCAAAATTATCGTCCACCCAACCATTGCCATCATTGTCAATACCATCAATAGGATCTGTCGGATTGTTCCACCATTTGGTCACAAGGTTCGCGTGATTATAGTCAAACCCAGTGTCGATGATAGCTACCAGAATTTTTTCTGGATTTTCACGTTGCGCCGTTAAGACTTTCACTTCGGCGGCGGTTTTTCCTAGCTCGCGCAAGCGTGCGGGTACATCAAATTTTTCATAGAGCGAAAACCGAGAAAGAATTTTTCCGGAAGGATCTTTTTCCACGAAAGAAACTGGTTTTTCACGGCCTTCTTTATAAGTGAAGGTGATCGTAGATTTCAGCTGGTTTTTTTCATTCAAATACTGCTTTGCTTGAATGCGGGATGGATTGTCTTTGTCATGAACGGCAATGTATTCTAAATCATAGGGGGCGCTCGTGTCATAAACCCATGAGCGCAATAAAACTGCCTGCGGAGTGGTGTTGTTTTTATTGTCTAAACCGGTCCATTCTTCTTGCGTAAGAATGCGCATTTTTTCGTCTTCTTTGACTGAAAGATTGGTTTTGATAACTCGGCCAGAACCAGGATATTGATAGCGCAACCAGGTACCTAAAACACCCGTTGAGCCATTAAAAAGACGTTCTTCGACAAGTCTTTCATTTTCATAGGATTTTTGTTTCGTCACGATTCCTGCGGCATTTTTTTCTTCGATCGTGCGAAGTTCAGCTAAGGCCGCTTCATGTCTCAAAATGAGAATTGCAGAGAATAGAAATGCGAAGTTTTTTAGGTTCATCAGAAGCTCCCTTAATCTCAGGTTGAGGTTGCAACCTGAGTGCCGCGAGTTGGAGGCTCGAGCGGCAGCACAGAGCTTCTTAGTGTAAAAGGATCAGACAATAGCCCCAAGCGCGGCTTCAATATCAGCTTCCAGATCTTTGGGCTCATCTTTAGGGGCATAACGCTTAATTACTTTGCCGTCTTTACCAATAAGAAATTTCGTAAAATTCCATTTGATAAACTCTGTACCTAAAACACCTGGAGCTTCGGATTTTAGCCATTGGTACACGGGATCAGCGGCTTTGCCATTCACATCGATTTTGGCCATCACCGGAAAAGTAACGCCAAAATTCAATTGGCAAAATTCTTGGATTTCGTCATTGGTGCCGGGCTCTTGGGAGCCAAACTGATTTGATGGAAAACCCAAAATGACAAATCCACGATCTTTAAACTTTTTATAGATTTCTTCTAAACCCGTATATTGGGGCGTGAATCCACATTTGCTGGCGACGTTCACCACCAAAACCACTTTACCTTGATGTTGAGAAAGTGGAACGGCTTTGCCGTCTTTGGCTTTTACTTCGAATGAAAATAAGTTTTTTTCCATAAATGTCCTCTGTTACAGAATGAGATTATCTGAGAAGACATCAGAGTCAAAGATCAACGCTTTAGAGAGCTAGACCTTGTGCCGAAAAGCTCTTTATGGGGATATTAAGATCGATCCGTCTTTTTCTATTGGTTACGTCCTTATTTTGGGGAGTGTCTGTCCTTGCCGCTGCAAGTAGCGGTGATGATGACAGCGGCTCTTTAAGCGGCGGACTGCAAATGGGAAATGGCGGCAGCAGCGGGATCAATTTCCAGTCTGATGTCAAAATTCCCGGCTCGGGGAGCCACAACGATACTTCTGGCCAAGTTCAGTCTGCGAGGGATTGCTCTTCGCGGGCTTCTGATACCTTTGATGCGGCCGGTTGTTGGGGGATGACGCCTGAACCTAAGGGCTCCGAGACGTCTGATGCCGAGGAAAAAAAGAATTCGGATAAAAACGCCGACGGAAAAAAAGACGGTAGCAAATCAGGAGACAAGGCAGGCAGCACGGCAGATCAGGATGCCGCAGAACGGGCGGCGGCTTTATGTCGTTCCCAATATCAGTCTGCTCGCCAGTCT from Bdellovibrio bacteriovorus encodes:
- a CDS encoding response regulator, which codes for MTAPTILVVEDAPDLLMLYKRYFAKLGATVQTAETGERALELLKQSKPTVLVMDLTLKDMGTDDFYQKFAAIEGAKDLSMILISGRDDLSTWAGRFGATKFYKKPVERDVITAAVKSFL
- a CDS encoding S8 family serine peptidase; this encodes MNLKNFAFLFSAILILRHEAALAELRTIEEKNAAGIVTKQKSYENERLVEERLFNGSTGVLGTWLRYQYPGSGRVIKTNLSVKEDEKMRILTQEEWTGLDNKNNTTPQAVLLRSWVYDTSAPYDLEYIAVHDKDNPSRIQAKQYLNEKNQLKSTITFTYKEGREKPVSFVEKDPSGKILSRFSLYEKFDVPARLRELGKTAAEVKVLTAQRENPEKILVAIIDTGFDYNHANLVTKWWNNPTDPIDGIDNDGNGWVDDNFGWDQVANQHLPSEAIISFARDQRPLSHGTHVAAIASHGLSNIGLIGFGGEYTDVAYMDKVSAFIKKHGVKVVNMSLGIPLDHKDQLGLKASVRAYQRMIESNPNTLFVVAAGNELKNLDVFANRQYPASFMQPNVLKVGALDVGSLEQINEKTKMAYFSNWGKKSIDILAPGWEVMAASLGGGLIAHSGTSMASPYMVNQVVQLWSELPHLTATEVRELFIATAHKMTPEPEIRSGGYVDLKAALMLGRQKLLEGKKAQRTGPNCWNSATYLAGISAATHYTNESEFRYLMESPLCKQVPANETRTGDIIALRRYSANGKILPAPFMSEVHGYTDLGDGTGFTKNGPDQNAGYEIQKKSDIFAMYKASEFKNCKIIGLNTKDCVMKEVAYRCQTLSEYFSGKLNPLENELLLRILALEKELGDYFMTGKSIQGNKDTRIEDLQHQLNQLSQQGSAKVFIDTLSFRLSSLASQF
- a CDS encoding glutathione peroxidase, whose protein sequence is MEKNLFSFEVKAKDGKAVPLSQHQGKVVLVVNVASKCGFTPQYTGLEEIYKKFKDRGFVILGFPSNQFGSQEPGTNDEIQEFCQLNFGVTFPVMAKIDVNGKAADPVYQWLKSEAPGVLGTEFIKWNFTKFLIGKDGKVIKRYAPKDEPKDLEADIEAALGAIV